The following proteins are encoded in a genomic region of Palaemon carinicauda isolate YSFRI2023 chromosome 19, ASM3689809v2, whole genome shotgun sequence:
- the LOC137659080 gene encoding uncharacterized protein encodes MTPELCNRSPHSYSLSSSSSSSNSTHTPYLPVLPPPRTPPLTPLLSLPPPSTPPHTSLFPLPTPPTPPYTPPFLSLPPPPIPPHTPSLLHLPSPPTPPYTSSLLSLPPPATPPHISRFPLPPPPTPPSYSSSTQPHTHSLLLISPPPPPPPTPPHNPFLPLSLSPYSSLSCHVADARRVNWEEFPSLR; translated from the exons ATGACCCCAGAACTTTGTAACCGGTCCCCACA tTCATACTCCttatcttcttcttcctcctcctccaactccACTCATACTCCTTATCTACCTGTACTTCCTCCTCCTAGAACTCCACCTCTTACTCCTCTTctatctcttcctcctccttcaacTCCACCTCATActtctctttttcctcttcctactcctccaaCTCCACCTTATactcctccttttctttctcttcctcctcctccaattCCACCTCATACTCcctctcttcttcatcttccttctcctccaactccacCTTAtacttcttctcttctttctcttcctcctcctgcaacTCCACCTCATATTTCTcgctttcctcttcctcctcccccaaCTCCACCTTCATACTCCTCCTCAACTCAACCTCATACTCATTCTCTTCTCCTTATTTCTCCACCTCCACCACCACCTCCAACTCCACCTCataatccctttctccctctttctctatCTCCTTATTCCTCTTTATCCTGCCATGTTGCAGATGCAAGGAGGGTTAATTGGGAGGAGTTTCCGAGTCTTAGGTAG